One Lutzomyia longipalpis isolate SR_M1_2022 chromosome 4, ASM2433408v1 DNA segment encodes these proteins:
- the LOC129794476 gene encoding basic proline-rich protein-like yields MCRKQKSNDDCCKKYRACVCANRPDFDDCEHALVKCNKNRSKESNRSGNRSGDWDTLYGSEESSGYDSHQDSEDCSDNSGSGENMSDNDATDTEPKPMEGENGTEVPPVDIPAPYPVPNPSPGPAPVPDPESAPNPAPGPAPGPAPEPAPEPAPGPAPGPAPEPAPEPAPEPAPAPAPEPAPEPAPEPAPEPGPEPVPDPAPVPGPDPSPVPGPDPSPVPGPDPSPVPGPDPSPVPAPDPSPVPAPDPVPVPAPDPAPEPAPDPAPVAGPDPSPIPAPDPIPVPGPDPAPVPASDPSPVPAPDPVPVPAPDPAPEPAPDPASVPVPDPSPDPSPVPAPDPAPVPAPDPSPVPAPDPSPVPAPDPSPVPAPDPAPEPASDPSPVPAPDPVPVPAPDPAPEPAPDPASVPVPDPSPDPSPVPAPDPAPVPAPDPSPVPAPDPAPEPAPDPSPVPAPDPAPEPAPDPAPVAGPDPSPIPAPDPIPVPGPDPAPVPAPDPSPVPAPDPVPVPAPDPAPEPAPDPAPVPVPDPSPDPSPVPAPDPAPVPAPDPSPVPAPDPSPVPAPDPVPVPAPDPAPEPAPDPSPVPAPDPAPVPAPDPAPVPAPDPAPVPAPDPSPVPAPDPSPVPAPDPVPVPAPDPAPEPAPDPSPVPAPDPAPVPAPDPAPVPAPDPAPVPAPDPAPVPAPDPAPVPAPDPAPVPAPDPAPAPAPAGGINDNMNQGGGGSGGLLGGILG; encoded by the coding sequence ATGTGTAGAAAACAAAAGTCTAATGACGATTGCTGCAAAAAGTATAGAGCCTGCGTCTGTGCAAATCGACCTGACTTTGATGATTGTGAGCATGCACTGGTAAAATGTAATAAGAATAGATCCAAAGAATCTAACAGATCTGGAAATAGAAGCGGAGATTGGGACACTCTCTATGGAAGTGAAGAAAGTTCAGGATATGATAGTCATCAAGATTCCGAAGATTGTTCCGATAATTCAGGTTCAGGTGAAAATATGTCTGACAATGATGCAACAGATACAGAACCAAAACCAATGGAAGGAGAAAACGGAACTGAAGTACCACCAGTAGACATACCAGCTCCTTATCCAGTTCCCAACCCATCCCCTGGGCCAGCTCCTGTACCAGATCCTGAATCAGCTCCTAATCCAGCCCCTGGACCTGCTCCCGGACCAGCTCCAGAACCAGCTCCTGAACCAGCCCCTGGACCTGCTCCCGGACCAGCTCCAGAACCAGCTCCTGAACCAGCTCCAGAACCAGCTCCTGCGCCAGCTCCTGAACCAGCTCCTGAGCCAGCTCCTGAACCAGCTCCTGAGCCAGGTCCTGAACCAGTTCCTGATCCAGCACCTGTACCAGGTCCTGATCCATCTCCCGTACCAGGTCCTGATCCATCTCCCGTACCAGGTCCTGATCCATCTCCCGTACCAGGTCCTGATCCATCTCCTGTACCAGCCCCTGATCCATCTCCCGTACCAGCCCCGGATCCAGTTCCCGTACCAGCTCCTGATCCAGCTCCAGAGCCAGCTCCTGATCCAGCTCCCGTAGCAGGTCCTGATCCATCTCCCATACCGGCCCCAGATCCAATTCCCGTACCAGGTCCTGATCCAGCTCCCGTACCAGCCTCAGATCCATCTCCCGTACCAGCACCAGATCCAGTTCCCGTACCAGCTCCTGATCCAGCTCCAGAGCCAGCTCCTGATCCAGCTTCCGTACCAGTCCCTGATCCATCTCCTGATCCATCTCCCGTACCAGCCCCGGATCCAGCTCCCGTACCAGCCCCTGACCCATCTCCCGTACCAGCTCCTGATCCATCTCCCGTACCAGCTCCTGATCCATCTCCCGTACCAGCCCCGGATCCAGCTCCAGAGCCAGCCTCAGATCCATCTCCCGTACCAGCACCAGATCCAGTTCCCGTACCAGCTCCTGATCCAGCTCCAGAGCCAGCTCCTGATCCAGCTTCCGTACCAGTCCCTGATCCATCTCCTGATCCATCTCCCGTACCAGCCCCGGATCCAGCTCCCGTACCAGCCCCTGACCCATCTCCCGTACCAGCTCCTGATCCAGCTCCAGAGCCAGCTCCTGATCCATCTCCCGTACCAGCCCCGGATCCAGCTCCAGAGCCAGCTCCTGATCCAGCTCCCGTAGCAGGTCCTGATCCATCTCCCATACCGGCCCCAGATCCAATTCCCGTACCAGGTCCTGATCCAGCTCCCGTACCAGCCCCAGATCCATCTCCCGTACCAGCCCCAGATCCAGTTCCCGTACCAGCTCCTGATCCAGCTCCAGAGCCAGCTCCTGATCCAGCTCCCGTACCAGTCCCTGATCCATCTCCTGATCCATCTCCCGTACCAGCCCCGGATCCAGCTCCCGTACCAGCCCCTGACCCATCTCCCGTACCAGCTCCTGATCCATCTCCCGTACCAGCCCCGGATCCAGTTCCCGTACCAGCTCCTGATCCAGCTCCAGAGCCAGCTCCTGATCCATCTCCCGTACCAGCCCCAGATCCAGCTCCCGTACCAGCCCCGGATCCAGCTCCCGTACCAGCCCCGGATCCAGCTCCCGTACCAGCCCCTGACCCATCTCCCGTACCAGCTCCTGATCCATCTCCCGTACCAGCCCCGGATCCAGTTCCCGTACCAGCTCCTGATCCAGCTCCAGAGCCAGCTCCTGATCCATCTCCCGTACCAGCCCCAGATCCAGCTCCCGTACCAGCCCCGGATCCAGCTCCCGTACCAGCCCCGGATCCAGCTCCCGTACCAGCCCCGGATCCAGCTCCCGTACCAGCCCCGGATCCAGCTCCCGTACCAGCCCCGGATCCAGCTCCCGTACCAGCCCCGGATCCAGCTCCCGCACCAGCTCCAGCTGGTGGTATAAATGACAACATGAACCAAGGAGGAGGAGGTAGCGGTGGTCTTTTAGGAGGTATTCTCggatag